The window AAAACCTGCAACCAGAACGTCGTGCTCGGGGATGTCAGCGGCGTCCACCTCACGGATGTCACCCGCGATCGGCCGGTTGTCCGGGAAGTTGGCGTGATAGGTCTTCTGGGCAAAGGCATCCCATTCCGATGTGTAAACACAACGCCCGCCCGCACTGGCCATCGCTTTGCGCAATCCGCCGATTCCGGCGAAGAGATCGATGAAGGTGAAGGCTCCTTCAGGTTGTGCGCCCTTGTGCGTATCGATATGCATACGCAGCAGATTGATGACACCGTCCCGCGGCACTTCTTCGCCCCGTTTCCACCGGTAGACGTGGCCTTCAGAGTATCCGAGCACCTTAGCAGCCTCAGCCACACTCCAGCCTGTCTGCTGAACCAGCATTTCAAATTCGGTCATATGGTAAACGCTCCCAGTGCCCAGACATCTGGGAATATTTCTGACACTGTGTCGTGATACCTCCCAAAATACAAGAACATTGTAAAAACAGAGCTGCTATATGTAGTAACTTTCGCCGCTGCAGGGCATCACAAACCATCAGACCTGTGATGCTGAGACTATGACAGCCTCGCTTTTAGCCGCCGCAGAAAATCCATGCGTTCGTGCAAAATGGCAATTATGACCGGACGGCTCTCGCTCAGCCAGACGATGTAATGATGCTGGCATTGGTGAACACGGACGCCGTCTGGCAACTGGTCATTTAGCTCTGGAGCGCACCAGGCCATTATTTAAGGCTTCGCAACATGCCTCTATCTGATTGAAGTACATCTCAGCCTGATCAAAGCCCCACTTGCGATAGGTATCATGCCAGATGTCGCGCAAATCTTCCTCTGCCGCTAATGTAAGGTCGTATGACTGCATAGCTGCAGTTATAGCCCCGCCTGCTTGTGTGCGTCCCGCCGAATGTCCGCTATGGACTTCACGGAAAGCTCGCCGCGCCGGGCTTGCTCAATCCGCGGCTTAAGGAAATTGGCCAGGGCTATGACCGCCTGGGGCCTCGCTCATGTCGTCCAGAGAAGGCGTGTCCCCAAGTGTCCGGCTCAATACATATTCTTTGATGCTTTCGCCTTTCAGCGCAGCAATGGCTTTCAGCTTTTGATGCTGCTCGGGCGTAATGTCGATTGAGAGTCTGGGCATGAGATCGAACTAGCACGTTCTGCCACACAAAACAACATTTGTGTGGCTTGCTTCCACCCCCTCCAGAGTCTACCTATTATCTGGTATCTTTACTTATCCGGTAATCTTATATATCCAATTAATCAATATATCCGGTTACTTAAAATATCGGATAAAATAAGGGAGAAGTTATGCCCACAGTTGTCATCGCTTCGCCAAAAGGTGGGGCCGGAAAGTCCACTACGGCTGTCCTTTTGGGAACCGAACTTGCCCATGCAGGTGCAAATGTTGTCATGCTGGACTGCGACCCAAACCAGTCCCTGACTTTGTGGTCTGACAAAGGTCCAGTACCTGAACGGATCACCGTTCTGTCGAACGTCAGCGAGTCCGACATCGTGAAAACAATCAAGCGTCATGACACAGACGGCCAGATCGTCATTGTTGACCTTGAAGGGGTAGCCTCCCGCTTAGTCTCGCGCGCAATATCTCAGGCTGATCTGGTCATTACCCCCATGCGAGCCACCACCTTGGACGCAACGATTGGTGTACGAGCTTTACAGCTTATTGCGGAAGAGGAGGAAGCACTGGACCGGAAAATTCCTCACGCTGTCGTCTTTACTATGACGAAGGCCATTAAGTCCAAGCAGCACAGTGGGATTGCGGGCTCACTAACCGAGCAGGGCGTGGATCTGATTAATCCCCCTCTGATGGAGCGCGCTGCCTTTTTCTGCGCTTTTTGAGTTTGGCGGCGATCTGCATAGTATGCCCGCGCAAGGTAATATGGATAGAGCCATCGAGAATGCCGCGCAGTTTGCGCAAGCTGTATATCAACGACTAGCCGGTGAGGTGGAAAATGACTGAGAAGCCCTTCAATATCGACCTTGGCCGCCTGAAGACGCGCGAAAAAGACAGAAGCGCACAAGCTGTAGAGAAGACGGATAAGGCAGGAGAAACCCTTGGTTTTGTTGCACGGGAGCCCCAAAAGAAGCGCGGTCGCAAACCAAGCCCCCGCACTGATCAGGTTCATGCCAAAGTAATGCCTGGTATTTCAGAAGAGATTGCCAACGAAGCAAGGCGTCGGGGCGTTCAGCAAGGGGTCATCATCGAAGATGCGTGGGCCATGTATAAAAACAAATCCGGTATCTAAAATTATCCGGTATTTTTTCTATTCTGCACCCATTTTCTGCAAAATCCCAGAAATGCTGCTTCGGGATTGCGGGGCGTCTCAGGTAACCATTTTCGCCACTCCCGCTCCAGATAATAGACGTCATGGCCAGACACGAGCATACGTGCAGTCTCGTAGACATCCGGATCAAGCTGCGGCGCTGTCGCCTGTGGCAACACCAATTTGACGCTCTGCCTGTTCGAAAAAACGACCATGTCATCCTGCTCGTCCAGTTCAATGGAATAATCAGGCATATGGTCATGTGACCGGTCTTCCAGGACAATATTCATGACCAAACGTCGAAACTCTCGAAGCGTGGAGTTCGACCCGCATTTTTTCTGAAGTAACAGCAGACTAACCCGCCATTGTTTCTGTGCACCACAGTGTTTGCGCGCAATTTCATAAATGCGCCGTTCCAGTGGCTTACGGAGGCGGAAGTAGTCTCGATGGAGGGTCAAGACCTCCTTTGACTGGATAGCATTAAATACCCAATCAGATAGCTTAACCTCCACTTCCTGCATCCGCCCATCACGTGTTTCACGCACGATCTCGGCACTTTCGATCAATCCAAAAGTTCTAAATACTTCCTGACCGCCCGTCACAATGTTTGTACTGATCCGGGTTCCGGCAAGCCTTTCTAAGGCAGCCTTCAATTGAGCATATCCAGATCCAGCTGTGTTACGATTGGTCGCAACCAGCATATCGAATGCACGAAAACGAACTGCTGGAGAGACCTTTTTACCATCGTTGATAGCAGTCATAAGTTGACTGATGCAGTAAATCAAAATGTCCCTGTCATGTACGGTTGCAAGTCCGTCTACTGAAGGCTTGATCGCAATCTTTATGCCATTGTGTTCATACTCACGGACACGAGTGTCCGGTTTGGTCGAAAGCGAAAAGATCGGATGCTCCATTGAAGCCATATCAGCTTTAGGAACGGCATCAAAAATATCGCAAACGAAAAAATCCCCTTGAGGGTGCCTGTCTGGCAAAAGAGGGGAGCGGTTGACCGCACTCTCATCAGGCAAAACTGGATCCTTTCGTACTTTCACACACACTAAAGTTCAAAAAGCTCAAAGTCACCACGATTCGTACTTTCACACACGCTGACCGACCTTTCGTACTTTCACACACAGTTCTTCGTACTTTCACACACGTTCTTTCGTACTTTTACACACGCACGCCCTAAAAGATCTCAACAAAATCAAAATCTTACACGCGATATTTTTTGCTTAACACAGAGTCTAACACCTATTTAACACCCTCTTCGTTTTAGCAGCCTGTGGATAAGTCTCTTCCCAACCGCATTTCGCTCAACTTCGGTTAAAGAACGCGCAGACGTAGGAGCTTGCACTGGTCTCCGTCCAGGTCCCGCCGAGAACACCGCAGCCAGACGGAAACTGCGCGATGAAGCG is drawn from Loktanella sp. M215 and contains these coding sequences:
- a CDS encoding type II toxin-antitoxin system RelE/ParE family toxin, whose protein sequence is MQSYDLTLAAEEDLRDIWHDTYRKWGFDQAEMYFNQIEACCEALNNGLVRSRAK
- a CDS encoding ParA family protein, giving the protein MPTVVIASPKGGAGKSTTAVLLGTELAHAGANVVMLDCDPNQSLTLWSDKGPVPERITVLSNVSESDIVKTIKRHDTDGQIVIVDLEGVASRLVSRAISQADLVITPMRATTLDATIGVRALQLIAEEEEALDRKIPHAVVFTMTKAIKSKQHSGIAGSLTEQGVDLINPPLMERAAFFCAF
- a CDS encoding chromosome partitioning protein ParB, which encodes MTEKPFNIDLGRLKTREKDRSAQAVEKTDKAGETLGFVAREPQKKRGRKPSPRTDQVHAKVMPGISEEIANEARRRGVQQGVIIEDAWAMYKNKSGI
- a CDS encoding replication initiator protein A, which codes for MPDESAVNRSPLLPDRHPQGDFFVCDIFDAVPKADMASMEHPIFSLSTKPDTRVREYEHNGIKIAIKPSVDGLATVHDRDILIYCISQLMTAINDGKKVSPAVRFRAFDMLVATNRNTAGSGYAQLKAALERLAGTRISTNIVTGGQEVFRTFGLIESAEIVRETRDGRMQEVEVKLSDWVFNAIQSKEVLTLHRDYFRLRKPLERRIYEIARKHCGAQKQWRVSLLLLQKKCGSNSTLREFRRLVMNIVLEDRSHDHMPDYSIELDEQDDMVVFSNRQSVKLVLPQATAPQLDPDVYETARMLVSGHDVYYLEREWRKWLPETPRNPEAAFLGFCRKWVQNRKNTG